A stretch of the Ferviditalea candida genome encodes the following:
- a CDS encoding ABC transporter substrate-binding protein — MAKRLRITAIFLILLTIFATACNSGGSPKQSQTNAPAETAASSDANSGKSSGEKVELTFWTWGESDIPGFDQWMQKQIDNYQTKNPNIAIHVVKQNTDTLTGAFQATAATNSGPDIATLWATIPVLTQVWGGYVAPISDYVPADEIKHWVNTSENTYEGKVWAAPIYLIGVPLAYNKDLFKQAGLDPENPPKTWDEFLKACEALKAKGITPIGMGNKDGYAGAWMFSNFGKQNLDSMEDLKQAVIGKMDITDPKYTGWYAKLAELVDKGYFNDDISSLDLNNGWKLFPSGKVAMSWTTDGNFISWLKSMGGDAHIGAMQTPIFGTGKLAESYNATQSSSYFITSWSKHKQEAADFLAYLHSKESISDFYTSTGAFPADDRFDTGLINDKEIQKLFNWDTQGTQVWPENYLPPMVDGNADIAGGQMITSKSGNPQDVVKLWDTVLKQWRSQHPDELENFKNWSK, encoded by the coding sequence ATGGCCAAGAGGCTGAGAATAACTGCGATTTTTCTTATCTTGTTAACAATTTTTGCAACCGCTTGCAATTCGGGAGGAAGCCCAAAGCAATCCCAGACGAACGCGCCGGCCGAAACCGCGGCAAGTTCCGATGCGAATAGCGGCAAATCGTCGGGAGAAAAAGTGGAACTGACGTTTTGGACTTGGGGGGAAAGCGATATTCCCGGCTTTGACCAGTGGATGCAAAAGCAAATCGATAATTATCAAACAAAGAATCCGAATATCGCGATCCATGTAGTCAAACAAAATACCGATACGCTTACCGGCGCATTTCAAGCTACAGCCGCCACTAATAGCGGCCCGGATATTGCAACGCTTTGGGCGACCATTCCGGTTTTGACCCAAGTATGGGGAGGTTATGTTGCGCCGATCAGCGATTATGTGCCGGCGGATGAAATCAAGCATTGGGTCAATACTTCCGAAAATACATATGAGGGGAAGGTATGGGCCGCTCCCATTTATTTGATCGGCGTTCCGCTGGCCTACAATAAGGATCTGTTTAAACAAGCCGGCCTAGATCCCGAAAATCCTCCGAAAACATGGGATGAATTCTTAAAAGCTTGCGAGGCTTTAAAAGCCAAAGGAATTACTCCGATCGGCATGGGGAATAAGGACGGTTATGCGGGCGCATGGATGTTTTCAAACTTTGGCAAGCAAAATTTGGACTCCATGGAAGATCTGAAGCAAGCTGTTATCGGGAAAATGGATATCACGGATCCGAAATATACGGGATGGTATGCAAAGCTGGCCGAACTTGTCGATAAGGGCTATTTCAATGACGATATTTCATCGCTTGACCTGAACAACGGATGGAAGCTTTTCCCTTCCGGCAAGGTTGCGATGTCCTGGACGACGGACGGAAACTTTATCTCATGGCTCAAATCAATGGGCGGAGACGCGCATATTGGCGCGATGCAAACGCCGATATTCGGGACGGGAAAACTGGCGGAATCTTATAATGCCACCCAATCGTCATCCTATTTCATCACTTCCTGGTCAAAGCATAAGCAAGAGGCCGCGGATTTTCTGGCCTATCTGCACAGCAAGGAAAGTATTTCCGATTTCTATACGAGCACAGGGGCTTTTCCCGCCGACGACCGATTTGATACCGGTTTGATCAATGACAAAGAAATTCAGAAGCTGTTCAATTGGGATACCCAGGGCACACAGGTTTGGCCGGAAAACTATTTGCCGCCGATGGTCGATGGGAATGCCGATATTGCCGGCGGGCAAATGATTACCTCCAAATCAGGGAACCCTCAGGATGTTGTGAAACTTTGGGATACGGTATTAAAGCAATGGAGAAGCCAGCATCCGGATGAATTGGAAAACTTCAAGAACTGGAGCAAATAA
- a CDS encoding carbohydrate ABC transporter permease, which yields MKAITNHTSPELKTQNHLGPRLDWGLRWYLYVAPMIIVIVGVFGYPLVSVIRYSFYAGNMNRLIYVGLANYKAIFQDPVFWISIRNNVFLLISVPIMIVIAMLLAILLYEAVKGWKFYRSVVFLPYIVSATVIGITFSYLYQFNGVLNTSLRAIGLDAIALDWLGNSHLVVPSVMSVILYQQIGFGVVLFFAQMINLPSEVFEAAELDGVNWWQKQWLVTIPQLKGVIEFFAITEAINMLSWVFNYVYVLTAGGPGNSSSVLEIYIWRNAFFFRSYGSASAVATILLIITVVLIFVYFRIRSGNMEQRGES from the coding sequence ATGAAAGCCATCACAAACCATACTTCACCTGAATTAAAAACTCAAAACCATCTTGGACCCCGTCTTGATTGGGGTCTAAGATGGTACCTGTATGTTGCTCCGATGATTATCGTGATAGTTGGCGTATTCGGATACCCGCTTGTATCTGTAATCCGATACAGCTTTTATGCCGGAAACATGAACCGGCTGATATATGTAGGTTTGGCAAATTACAAAGCGATTTTTCAAGATCCTGTATTTTGGATTTCTATTCGGAATAACGTTTTTCTTTTGATTAGCGTGCCCATCATGATCGTCATCGCCATGCTCCTGGCCATTTTGTTGTATGAAGCGGTGAAAGGCTGGAAATTTTACCGGTCGGTCGTATTTTTGCCGTATATCGTTTCCGCCACGGTTATCGGCATTACTTTCAGCTATCTGTATCAGTTTAACGGTGTATTGAACACGAGTTTAAGAGCGATTGGCTTGGATGCGATTGCGCTTGACTGGCTGGGCAACTCGCACTTGGTTGTTCCGTCCGTAATGAGTGTCATCCTTTATCAGCAGATCGGATTTGGCGTTGTTCTGTTTTTTGCGCAGATGATCAATTTGCCTTCAGAGGTTTTTGAGGCGGCTGAACTTGACGGCGTCAATTGGTGGCAGAAGCAGTGGCTGGTGACAATCCCCCAGCTCAAAGGGGTCATTGAATTCTTCGCCATAACGGAAGCAATCAATATGCTGAGCTGGGTATTCAATTATGTTTATGTACTTACAGCCGGCGGTCCGGGGAACAGTTCCAGCGTATTGGAAATTTATATTTGGCGGAATGCCTTTTTCTTCCGTTCATATGGTTCCGCTTCTGCGGTGGCCACTATTTTGTTGATCATAACCGTCGTTTTAATTTTTGTTTATTTCCGAATTCGCAGCGGCAATATGGAACAAAGGGGAGAGTCTTAA
- a CDS encoding carbohydrate ABC transporter permease, which produces MARLFGTLVKQAIMVLMTISSLYPLYFLLITSLKTGKEYTANSTGFPHSITFQNFSDALTKVHLGVWFSNTIVLTVVSVFLTTLISALAAYAIAWGKFIGRQTLLKLCIALMVVPPVILIIPMFFVMVKVQLINTLTSAIIFYTGLMIPFSVYLLTSFFREIPSELFQAAQIDGCSRFGAFWRIVIPLAAPAFVTLVIVNSLWVWNELLIALVFLQDESKRTIMAGISMFQGRYNTNQPLIMASSFLSLLPILLLYLFGQRFFIRGLTAGIGK; this is translated from the coding sequence ATGGCAAGATTGTTCGGAACATTGGTGAAACAGGCGATTATGGTTCTCATGACAATATCTTCTTTATATCCGCTGTACTTTTTATTGATCACCAGTTTAAAAACCGGAAAGGAGTACACGGCGAATTCCACCGGTTTTCCTCACAGTATTACGTTTCAAAATTTTTCCGATGCCCTGACCAAAGTCCATTTGGGCGTCTGGTTTTCCAATACGATTGTTTTGACAGTGGTTTCCGTATTCCTGACTACCCTGATATCCGCATTGGCCGCTTATGCCATTGCATGGGGGAAATTCATCGGCAGGCAAACGCTGTTAAAGCTTTGCATAGCGTTAATGGTCGTTCCTCCCGTGATTTTGATTATTCCTATGTTTTTTGTGATGGTTAAAGTGCAGCTCATCAATACCCTGACATCCGCTATTATTTTTTATACCGGCCTGATGATTCCGTTCTCTGTCTATTTGCTGACCAGTTTTTTCAGGGAAATCCCCAGCGAGCTTTTTCAAGCGGCTCAAATAGACGGCTGTTCGAGATTCGGCGCCTTTTGGCGGATTGTGATTCCCTTGGCGGCTCCGGCATTTGTCACGCTCGTGATCGTAAATTCATTGTGGGTTTGGAATGAGCTGCTGATCGCGCTTGTGTTTTTGCAGGATGAGAGCAAGCGCACGATTATGGCCGGCATCAGCATGTTTCAAGGAAGATACAACACCAATCAACCGTTGATTATGGCCAGCTCGTTTTTATCCCTGCTTCCGATTTTACTGCTTTATTTGTTCGGGCAACGGTTCTTCATCAGAGGACTGACAGCAGGTATCGGAAAATAA
- a CDS encoding SMP-30/gluconolactonase/LRE family protein has product MSVYSSGTKEFPAKYPNYPVFDNKGNLYYSDSGGDFYRAEGRIVVVRPDGATEHLYGGHLHFPNGMAIDAEEKNLYVIQSSASNILRFIDPYADRMNRPANVAFEPGSTRLFFANLGGFSVNAVDVGEKGLRLKYPKF; this is encoded by the coding sequence GTGTCCGTATATTCCTCCGGCACAAAAGAATTTCCGGCAAAATATCCGAATTACCCCGTATTTGATAATAAAGGGAACTTATATTATTCCGATTCAGGCGGGGATTTCTATCGTGCAGAGGGCCGCATTGTTGTGGTGCGTCCGGATGGCGCAACAGAACATTTGTATGGAGGGCATCTGCATTTCCCGAATGGCATGGCAATTGATGCCGAGGAGAAAAATCTTTATGTCATTCAAAGTTCCGCTTCCAATATTCTGAGATTTATTGATCCTTATGCCGACCGCATGAATCGGCCTGCGAATGTAGCGTTTGAGCCGGGTTCAACCAGGTTGTTTTTTGCCAATCTCGGAGGCTTTTCCGTCAATGCTGTTGATGTGGGTGAAAAAGGCTTGAGGTTAAAATATCCGAAGTTTTGA
- a CDS encoding aldose epimerase family protein: MVSFSEQSDGGIQLFNDSLTITIYPKFGGKIASFRSGDKEWLWQNQQLPEIPVVTAGAAYDDLFYGGIDELFPNDYPTLINGVALPDHGELWSREWEYSMEKGVHGWSIRMKLGLRAYPCEFEKHIYLEENRMTIESKLTNRSEEDFPFLWVLHPAFRISPAHKLHFPAGRVIVENEIKGRVAKGTPLFIWPGRDIGLDLSQVPEANGGLESYYITDLPEGRFILEDTNAGESLQVDFPLDVFPHMWLFMPLGGWKAHYVAVIEPSSGYPTDLADAVKAGTHSVLKKKSCISATVTYSVRPSQPL; encoded by the coding sequence TTGGTCTCTTTTTCAGAGCAGTCAGATGGCGGTATTCAATTGTTTAATGACTCCCTGACAATCACCATATATCCGAAATTCGGAGGAAAAATTGCCAGCTTTCGAAGCGGAGATAAGGAATGGCTATGGCAAAATCAACAGCTGCCGGAAATTCCAGTGGTAACGGCGGGAGCGGCCTATGACGATCTTTTCTACGGCGGAATTGATGAATTATTTCCGAATGATTATCCGACTTTGATTAACGGAGTTGCTCTTCCCGATCATGGCGAGCTTTGGTCCCGGGAGTGGGAATACAGCATGGAGAAAGGGGTACACGGCTGGTCGATAAGGATGAAGCTGGGCTTGCGGGCATATCCGTGCGAGTTTGAAAAACATATTTATCTGGAAGAGAACAGAATGACGATCGAGAGCAAATTGACCAACCGGTCGGAGGAGGATTTTCCCTTTTTGTGGGTGCTGCATCCCGCTTTCCGAATCAGTCCCGCGCATAAGTTACATTTTCCTGCCGGAAGGGTCATAGTGGAGAATGAAATCAAAGGAAGGGTTGCGAAAGGGACACCTTTGTTTATTTGGCCGGGAAGGGACATCGGTTTGGATTTGTCGCAAGTTCCGGAAGCAAACGGAGGTTTGGAGTCTTATTATATCACTGATCTCCCCGAGGGGCGGTTTATTCTGGAAGATACGAATGCGGGGGAATCCCTTCAAGTCGATTTTCCTTTGGATGTCTTTCCGCATATGTGGCTGTTTATGCCGCTTGGGGGCTGGAAAGCCCACTATGTAGCCGTGATCGAGCCGAGCTCCGGCTATCCTACGGATTTGGCCGATGCAGTAAAAGCCGGGACGCACTCGGTTTTAAAAAAGAAATCCTGCATTTCCGCGACAGTCACATACTCTGTCCGGCCTTCACAACCGCTTTGA
- a CDS encoding alcohol dehydrogenase catalytic domain-containing protein: MKEGDPAVSPLIMGHEFSGTVEQIGSQVTGLKIGDRVTAIRSYPAGNAEIACQAPHSDRSVCSCFRPPKFLE, encoded by the coding sequence TTGAAAGAAGGTGATCCTGCGGTTTCCCCCCTTATAATGGGACATGAATTCTCCGGGACAGTCGAGCAGATCGGCAGCCAAGTCACAGGTTTAAAAATCGGAGACAGAGTTACGGCAATCCGCTCGTATCCTGCGGGGAATGCAGAGATTGCTTGTCAGGCTCCGCACAGCGACAGATCGGTCTGTTCGTGCTTCAGGCCGCCAAAATTTTTGGAGTAG
- a CDS encoding helix-turn-helix transcriptional regulator, which translates to MENVKDELEFLTSLIHGMAAQFGDKCEVVLHDLSGDYESTIVAIENGYITGRKIGDCGSNLGLEVLRGTIENGDRYNYITQTRDGKILRSTTIYLKNSKKETIGAICINLDITDLLIAENTIKSITMHSLDQEVKEAFVSDVNELLDFLLQECQNDIGKPVSYMSKEEKMKAIHYLDRKGAFLIKKAGDKVCQFFDISKFTLYNYLDEIRAQQVRSENKDSII; encoded by the coding sequence TTGGAAAACGTTAAAGATGAATTGGAATTTTTAACTTCTCTAATTCATGGAATGGCGGCTCAATTTGGCGATAAATGTGAAGTTGTCTTACATGATTTATCAGGGGATTATGAAAGCACGATTGTGGCAATAGAAAACGGTTACATTACCGGAAGGAAAATTGGAGATTGCGGCAGCAATCTTGGTTTGGAAGTGCTGCGAGGTACTATTGAGAATGGCGATAGATATAATTACATTACACAAACCAGGGATGGGAAAATATTAAGGTCTACTACCATTTACTTAAAAAACAGCAAGAAAGAAACAATCGGCGCCATTTGTATTAATTTGGATATTACGGATTTATTAATAGCCGAAAATACGATTAAATCAATCACTATGCATAGTTTGGATCAAGAAGTAAAAGAGGCTTTTGTCAGTGATGTGAATGAACTTTTGGATTTCCTTTTGCAAGAATGCCAAAATGATATCGGAAAACCAGTATCTTATATGTCTAAAGAAGAAAAAATGAAAGCCATCCACTATCTTGATAGAAAAGGTGCTTTTCTCATTAAAAAGGCTGGAGATAAAGTCTGCCAGTTCTTCGATATCTCCAAATTTACATTATACAACTATTTGGATGAGATTCGTGCGCAGCAAGTCAGAAGCGAGAATAAGGATTCGATCATTTAA
- a CDS encoding D-TA family PLP-dependent enzyme, whose product MLNQIPSPSVIVDLNIVDKNIQNMSEIAKKAGIKHRPHIKTHKSVYFANKQKQAGAVGITCAKLGEAEVMAEAGFDDILVAFPIIGEEKLERLYQLAQKIKVSTCIDSIEVAQGISEVGLKLGQPIPVYIEVEGGNLRCGRQPGEDTVNFAQQVKRLQGVEIIGILTYAGQIYNEKNIDDIRRVAKEEADNLKNTVELLRESGIFVREISAGSSISSKFASELKGVTEIRAGNYIFHDVSQLSTGMASIDECALRVIATVVSTPSPGRAIIDAGSKTLTTDTAQFRKGYGYIIEYPEIEIYKLNEEHGFLRFDPSIQLSVGQRLTIIPNHACVVANLTDEYIGVRGDQIVEVIPVEARGKNK is encoded by the coding sequence TTGCTCAATCAAATACCGAGTCCTTCTGTAATCGTAGATTTGAACATCGTGGATAAAAATATTCAAAACATGTCTGAAATAGCCAAAAAGGCGGGAATAAAGCATCGCCCCCATATTAAAACGCACAAGTCGGTATATTTTGCCAATAAACAAAAGCAAGCGGGCGCCGTTGGAATTACATGCGCTAAACTTGGTGAAGCGGAGGTAATGGCCGAAGCCGGATTCGATGATATTCTTGTCGCTTTTCCGATAATTGGTGAAGAAAAGTTGGAGCGTCTTTATCAATTGGCGCAAAAAATTAAAGTTTCGACATGTATCGATAGTATCGAAGTGGCACAAGGCATATCTGAGGTGGGTTTGAAATTGGGGCAACCTATCCCCGTGTATATTGAGGTTGAAGGCGGCAATTTGCGTTGCGGCAGACAACCCGGGGAAGATACAGTTAACTTCGCCCAGCAAGTAAAACGCTTACAAGGCGTCGAAATTATCGGTATCCTTACATATGCGGGCCAAATCTATAATGAAAAAAATATCGATGATATTCGAAGAGTTGCAAAGGAGGAAGCGGATAATCTCAAAAATACAGTTGAGCTTTTGAGAGAATCCGGGATTTTTGTTCGGGAAATCAGCGCCGGTTCTTCCATTTCGTCAAAGTTTGCTTCAGAGTTGAAGGGAGTTACGGAAATCCGGGCGGGTAATTATATTTTTCACGATGTATCCCAATTATCTACCGGAATGGCATCTATTGATGAATGTGCTTTGCGCGTTATAGCTACCGTTGTCAGTACTCCGTCCCCCGGAAGAGCGATTATTGACGCCGGATCCAAGACATTAACAACCGATACCGCTCAATTTCGTAAAGGATACGGTTATATTATCGAATATCCTGAAATTGAAATTTACAAATTAAATGAGGAACATGGCTTTTTAAGGTTTGATCCATCCATTCAATTGTCTGTTGGACAACGTTTAACGATTATTCCCAACCATGCGTGTGTTGTTGCCAATCTTACCGACGAATATATAGGGGTTCGCGGCGATCAAATCGTCGAAGTCATTCCTGTTGAAGCAAGAGGCAAAAACAAATAG
- a CDS encoding ABC transporter substrate-binding protein gives MKLKSVALSLLVIALFTVMGCSKDTASNSGNQSVSTLQKVIQSKKMTAGVILSFPPFGFKDEKGNPQGYDVDMAKEVAKSLGAELTIVDVTADARIPSLETGKVDIVIGNFTRTLERAQKVDFTDPYIVAGERLLVKKGSSIKEIKDLSGKKAAVTKGSTNADIVKKYAPDAEIAYFATSADAVLAVKNGQADAFIEDSNFEQYQAKLNPDLEVVGDSFVPLEYNAFGVKKGDQDWLNYLNLFVFNMNNNGLNKELYQKWFGAELPFKLNPQY, from the coding sequence ATGAAATTAAAATCCGTTGCTTTATCATTATTGGTCATTGCTCTGTTTACTGTAATGGGATGTTCAAAAGATACTGCTTCAAACAGCGGAAATCAATCCGTTTCCACGCTGCAAAAAGTAATCCAAAGCAAAAAAATGACAGCCGGCGTTATCTTGTCGTTTCCTCCATTCGGTTTTAAGGATGAAAAAGGCAATCCCCAAGGATACGATGTCGATATGGCAAAAGAGGTAGCGAAGAGTCTGGGTGCAGAGCTGACGATCGTGGATGTAACTGCAGATGCCCGTATACCTAGCCTGGAAACGGGCAAAGTGGATATCGTAATAGGAAATTTTACACGCACTCTGGAACGCGCGCAAAAAGTTGACTTTACCGATCCGTATATCGTTGCCGGCGAAAGATTGCTTGTGAAAAAAGGAAGCTCTATTAAAGAAATTAAGGATCTCTCCGGTAAAAAAGCAGCTGTAACCAAAGGCTCCACAAATGCGGACATCGTAAAAAAATATGCTCCGGATGCTGAAATTGCTTACTTCGCCACTTCCGCTGACGCAGTGCTCGCAGTAAAAAATGGCCAGGCGGATGCGTTTATCGAAGACAGCAATTTCGAACAATATCAGGCAAAGCTAAATCCTGATTTGGAAGTGGTGGGAGATTCTTTTGTTCCGCTTGAATACAACGCTTTCGGTGTTAAAAAGGGCGATCAAGATTGGTTGAATTATTTGAATCTGTTCGTATTCAACATGAATAACAATGGATTGAATAAAGAGCTATACCAAAAATGGTTTGGCGCCGAACTGCCGTTCAAATTAAATCCGCAATATTGA
- a CDS encoding amino acid ABC transporter permease has protein sequence MFFDWGTPIIHIGDFIMGAFTSLWIAVLVFLLSVLFGTLLALARFKRRKNLIFILATVYVEFIRNTPVLVQIFIVYFGLPQFDIHLSPITAGVLALTVNNSAYIAEIIRAGIQSIHKGQWEAAASIGLSHFQMFRLIVFPLALRNIFPSLSNQFIMILFGTSLLSILDVRELTQRASILNSETFRTMEIFVFVTLMYYVISILSSTVLRWVNHKFYPNIK, from the coding sequence ATGTTTTTTGACTGGGGAACTCCCATAATTCACATCGGCGATTTTATCATGGGTGCATTCACCTCGTTATGGATTGCGGTTTTGGTTTTTCTCTTGTCTGTTTTATTTGGAACATTACTGGCTTTGGCAAGATTCAAAAGAAGAAAAAATCTGATATTTATATTGGCCACTGTTTATGTTGAATTCATCCGAAATACACCCGTGCTTGTTCAAATCTTTATTGTTTATTTCGGTCTGCCGCAATTTGATATTCATCTTTCGCCGATAACGGCAGGCGTTCTCGCGCTAACCGTCAACAATTCGGCTTATATCGCCGAAATTATTCGCGCCGGGATTCAATCTATTCATAAGGGGCAATGGGAAGCGGCCGCTTCAATCGGACTTTCCCATTTTCAAATGTTTCGGTTAATCGTTTTTCCGCTGGCTTTGCGAAATATTTTTCCGTCCTTGTCCAATCAATTTATTATGATCCTCTTCGGAACCAGTTTGCTGTCCATATTGGATGTAAGGGAACTGACACAAAGAGCCTCCATTTTAAATTCTGAAACATTCAGAACGATGGAGATTTTCGTATTCGTCACTTTAATGTATTACGTCATTTCTATTCTTTCATCTACTGTCTTGAGATGGGTGAACCATAAGTTTTACCCTAATATAAAATAG
- a CDS encoding amino acid ABC transporter permease, with protein MDFSAAWAYKTLLLNGFAVTIELSILAIITGTLLGFVAGLSQTSKWAILKYPTKLYIEIFRGSPLLIQLFMVFYGLPYLGIDISIFAATLLVFTLYGGAYIAEIIRSGIESIPKGQFEASQSLGLTYRQMMQKIILPQTLKVSLPPLMGFYIGLIKDTSVASIIGYMEVVKEGQMIINITAKPFEIYFVISVMYFIISYPLSLLVDWIEGRNKHA; from the coding sequence GTGGATTTTAGTGCAGCTTGGGCTTATAAGACGTTATTATTGAATGGCTTTGCCGTTACCATCGAACTCTCCATTTTGGCCATTATTACTGGGACGCTTTTGGGATTTGTCGCAGGCTTGTCCCAGACAAGCAAATGGGCTATATTAAAATATCCGACCAAATTATATATCGAGATTTTTCGGGGATCGCCATTATTGATTCAACTATTTATGGTCTTTTACGGGTTGCCGTATTTGGGAATAGATATAAGTATTTTTGCGGCAACACTTCTGGTGTTTACCCTATATGGAGGAGCTTATATTGCGGAAATTATCCGTTCCGGAATCGAATCCATCCCAAAAGGCCAATTTGAAGCATCGCAATCGCTCGGATTGACCTATCGTCAAATGATGCAAAAAATTATTTTGCCCCAAACCTTAAAAGTGTCTCTTCCTCCATTAATGGGCTTTTACATTGGACTTATCAAGGATACCTCGGTTGCCTCCATTATCGGTTACATGGAAGTTGTGAAAGAAGGACAAATGATTATTAATATTACCGCCAAACCATTCGAAATTTATTTTGTAATTTCCGTTATGTATTTTATTATCTCTTATCCTCTTTCGTTATTGGTGGATTGGATAGAAGGGAGAAATAAGCACGCATGA
- a CDS encoding amino acid ABC transporter ATP-binding protein, translating to MILLKNIRKSFGENTVLKDITLEVQKGEVVVIIGPSGSGKSTVLRCINKLENVDSGEVYIDGQILSDKKSTIRNMRKSVGMVFQQFNLFPHLNVYENIAIGPINSLKMTKESTEKVVHDLLKKVGLEDKKYSYPTQLSGGQQQRIAIARALAMSPKAMLFDEPTSALDPELVGEVLSVMKTLAKEGMTMIVVTHEMNFAREVADRVIVMADGMIIEQGSPEEIFKSPKEARTQSFLRSVIEK from the coding sequence ATGATTTTACTGAAAAATATACGAAAATCTTTCGGGGAAAATACGGTTCTTAAAGATATAACGCTAGAGGTTCAAAAAGGCGAGGTAGTGGTCATTATCGGCCCGAGCGGCTCCGGGAAAAGCACAGTTTTGCGCTGCATTAATAAATTGGAAAATGTCGACAGCGGCGAAGTGTACATTGACGGCCAGATTTTAAGCGATAAAAAATCAACGATTCGCAATATGAGGAAATCCGTGGGAATGGTTTTTCAGCAATTCAATTTATTCCCTCACTTAAATGTTTACGAAAATATCGCAATAGGACCGATAAATTCACTTAAAATGACCAAAGAAAGCACAGAAAAGGTGGTTCATGATCTGCTCAAAAAAGTAGGGCTGGAGGATAAAAAGTACAGCTATCCAACTCAACTTTCAGGCGGCCAACAACAGAGAATCGCTATAGCCAGGGCTCTGGCCATGAGTCCAAAGGCAATGCTTTTTGACGAACCCACATCGGCACTGGATCCCGAGCTGGTGGGGGAAGTATTGTCAGTCATGAAAACTCTTGCAAAAGAAGGCATGACGATGATCGTAGTCACTCATGAAATGAATTTCGCCCGGGAAGTGGCTGACCGGGTAATTGTTATGGCGGATGGCATGATTATTGAACAGGGCAGCCCCGAGGAAATTTTTAAATCCCCCAAAGAGGCTAGAACACAGAGCTTCCTTCGTTCAGTGATTGAAAAATAA
- a CDS encoding RidA family protein, with the protein MKQQIRTTLAPSAAGPYSQGIKKGNRIYVAGQGPLNAATGETPTTIKEQTRQVLLNIQHILEAGGATMDDVVKVTAHLSDLKYFDDFNSVYKEFFTEPYPVRTTVGSQLANILVEIDVIAEVD; encoded by the coding sequence ATGAAACAACAAATCAGAACAACCTTGGCACCATCGGCGGCAGGTCCTTACTCTCAAGGAATTAAAAAAGGCAACCGCATTTATGTGGCAGGACAGGGACCATTAAATGCCGCAACCGGCGAAACTCCAACAACGATAAAAGAGCAGACCAGACAAGTTTTATTGAACATTCAGCATATTCTTGAAGCCGGCGGGGCAACAATGGATGATGTCGTCAAGGTCACCGCACATTTATCCGATTTAAAATATTTTGACGATTTTAATTCTGTCTATAAAGAATTTTTCACAGAGCCTTATCCAGTAAGAACAACTGTAGGGAGTCAATTGGCTAACATATTGGTAGAAATTGATGTAATAGCCGAAGTTGATTAA